A stretch of the Mycobacteroides immunogenum genome encodes the following:
- a CDS encoding cyclopropane mycolic acid synthase family methyltransferase: protein MSDSPRLRPHFGDVQAHYDLSDDFFRLFLDPTQTYSCAYFERDEMTLEEAQLAKIDLALGKLQLEPGMTLLDVGCGWGATIKRALENYDVNVIGLTLSKNQKAHVEKLLAESWSTRSKSVQLHGWEEFDGKVDRIVSIGAFEHFGFDRYDDFFRFAYAALPDDGVMLLHTIAGLHPNEVVAKGLPLNFELARFIKFMVTEIFPGGRLPSIEMVREHAERAGFSCTRVHQLQPHYAKTLDLWAAALEEHKDEAIAIQDEVVYERYMKYLTGCANYFRIGYIDVAQFTLPKLHLPYLEK, encoded by the coding sequence ATGTCAGACTCACCGCGCCTGCGCCCACATTTCGGCGACGTACAGGCCCATTACGACCTATCGGATGACTTCTTCCGGCTCTTTCTTGACCCGACCCAGACATACAGCTGCGCCTACTTCGAGCGCGACGAAATGACCCTCGAGGAGGCGCAGCTGGCCAAGATTGACTTGGCGCTGGGCAAGCTTCAGTTGGAGCCAGGAATGACGCTGTTGGATGTGGGGTGTGGCTGGGGCGCGACCATCAAACGCGCATTGGAGAACTACGACGTCAACGTCATCGGTCTGACTCTCAGTAAGAATCAGAAGGCGCACGTCGAGAAGCTTCTGGCGGAATCGTGGAGCACCCGGTCGAAGAGCGTCCAGCTGCACGGGTGGGAGGAATTCGACGGCAAGGTCGATCGGATTGTGTCGATCGGCGCGTTCGAACATTTCGGCTTTGACCGCTACGACGACTTTTTCAGGTTTGCTTACGCCGCGCTACCCGATGACGGCGTGATGCTGCTGCACACCATCGCCGGACTGCATCCCAACGAGGTTGTGGCCAAGGGCCTGCCATTGAATTTTGAGCTGGCGCGTTTCATCAAATTCATGGTCACCGAGATCTTCCCCGGCGGGCGGTTACCCTCCATCGAGATGGTGCGAGAGCATGCCGAGCGGGCGGGTTTCAGCTGCACGCGAGTACACCAACTGCAGCCGCATTACGCCAAGACTCTGGACCTGTGGGCGGCGGCACTGGAGGAACACAAGGATGAGGCCATCGCTATACAGGACGAGGTTGTGTACGAGCGTTACATGAAGTACCTCACCGGATGTGCGAACTACTTCCGCATCGGCTACATCGACGTCGCCCAATTCACCCTCCCCAAACTGCACCTCCCGTATCTCGAGAAGTAG
- a CDS encoding NAD(P)/FAD-dependent oxidoreductase, which yields MSTKFGPAGPRTIAVIGSGVAGLTAAHVLAAHDRVTLYEADGRFGGHAHTQFVDDGHGEPTAVDTAFLVHNDRTYPTLCQLFNDLDVHTTNTDMSMSVRDDRIGLEYAGARGLRGLFASPAAASPRYLRMLAEIKRFHRRARRLLAAPDADALSLGDFVRQLGFSQFFVDHFLTPLVAAVWSCPPGQAMAYPAQYLFRFLDHHGMLSVFGSPQWKTVTGGSRTYVDAVVDGLHEAFTDAPVVQIRRAREGVTVTAAGHAPRVFDAAVIATHPDQALGLLAQPTEDERAVLGAIDYVSNSAQLHTDESLLPRHARARASWNYLSRGGSQDVVVTYDITRLMSLSGPRRFLVTLGGEHLVRTGAVLTEMTYRHPVYTSQSVAAQRRLPSLNDGRIAFAGAYHGWGFHEDGAASGLRAAQALGRGWPASTAGQREHRVAAL from the coding sequence GTGAGTACAAAATTTGGTCCGGCCGGGCCACGGACCATCGCCGTCATCGGGAGTGGCGTGGCCGGATTGACCGCGGCACACGTGCTCGCCGCCCACGACCGGGTTACGTTGTACGAGGCCGACGGGCGTTTCGGCGGCCATGCTCATACCCAGTTCGTTGATGACGGCCACGGTGAGCCGACGGCGGTCGACACCGCGTTCTTGGTCCATAACGACCGGACTTACCCCACGCTATGCCAACTGTTCAACGACCTTGATGTCCATACCACGAACACCGATATGTCGATGTCGGTACGCGATGACCGCATCGGCTTGGAGTACGCCGGCGCACGGGGTCTGCGCGGCCTCTTCGCCTCACCCGCTGCCGCGAGCCCCCGCTATCTGCGGATGTTGGCGGAAATCAAGCGGTTTCACCGCCGCGCCCGCCGACTGCTCGCCGCCCCGGACGCCGACGCCCTAAGCCTCGGAGATTTTGTTCGACAGTTGGGCTTTTCGCAGTTCTTCGTCGACCACTTCCTGACACCGCTGGTGGCCGCCGTGTGGTCCTGTCCGCCGGGGCAGGCCATGGCGTATCCGGCGCAGTACTTGTTCAGGTTCCTTGACCATCACGGCATGCTGTCGGTGTTTGGGTCACCACAGTGGAAAACAGTCACAGGGGGTTCGCGCACGTATGTCGATGCTGTGGTGGATGGCCTGCATGAGGCGTTCACCGATGCGCCGGTCGTCCAGATCAGACGGGCCCGCGAGGGCGTAACCGTAACGGCTGCGGGGCACGCGCCGCGCGTGTTCGATGCCGCCGTCATTGCGACGCATCCCGATCAGGCACTCGGTCTGCTGGCGCAGCCGACCGAGGATGAACGGGCAGTGCTGGGAGCCATTGATTACGTGAGTAATTCCGCGCAACTGCACACCGATGAGTCCCTGTTGCCGCGCCATGCGCGTGCCCGCGCGTCGTGGAATTACCTGAGCAGGGGCGGCTCCCAGGATGTCGTGGTGACGTACGACATCACCCGGTTGATGAGCTTGTCTGGACCACGAAGATTTCTGGTCACCCTGGGCGGTGAGCACCTGGTGCGCACCGGTGCGGTGCTTACCGAAATGACCTACCGTCACCCGGTCTACACATCGCAATCTGTTGCTGCCCAACGCAGACTGCCAAGTCTCAACGACGGCCGCATCGCGTTTGCAGGTGCATACCATGGGTGGGGGTTCCACGAGGACGGTGCCGCCTCCGGCCTACGTGCAGCACAAGCGCTGGGCCGGGGCTGGCCGGCCAGTACCGCCGGTCAGCGCGAGCACCGGGTTGCGGCACTATGA
- a CDS encoding DUF1365 domain-containing protein, whose amino-acid sequence MNSATAVPCLYRTRIIHVRRSPVAHRFTYRGYYWYIDIDKPPRLPHGLGAFASFQARDHFRGDSDDTLRQRVDQFLAGHGVDLGGGTVTALLQARVLGHVFNPLSLYWCHDRHGDLVHIIAEVHNTYGGRHAYLLPPTTNSTVDKQLYVSPFNGYDGQYRVRATRPGDTLNISIWLQRGGHLPFFAAVRGIRRRAGVSELLWLQATAPLAPLMGALAIRTEGIRLWLKGLPVVERTPPHERERIA is encoded by the coding sequence ATGAACTCGGCGACGGCGGTTCCCTGCCTCTACCGCACCCGAATCATCCATGTGCGGCGTTCGCCGGTGGCCCACCGATTCACCTATCGCGGCTACTACTGGTACATCGACATCGACAAGCCGCCTCGCCTGCCCCATGGCCTGGGCGCCTTCGCCAGTTTCCAAGCACGGGACCATTTCCGGGGAGATTCCGACGACACACTGCGCCAACGTGTGGATCAATTCCTCGCCGGGCACGGGGTCGACCTGGGCGGGGGTACGGTCACCGCGCTGCTGCAGGCACGGGTGTTGGGTCACGTCTTCAACCCACTCAGCCTGTACTGGTGCCATGATCGCCACGGCGATCTCGTCCACATCATTGCCGAGGTCCATAACACCTATGGCGGACGGCATGCATATCTACTGCCTCCGACCACAAATTCCACAGTGGACAAACAGCTTTACGTATCACCGTTTAACGGCTACGACGGACAATATCGAGTTCGAGCTACTCGCCCCGGTGACACATTAAACATCAGTATCTGGTTACAGCGAGGCGGACATCTGCCGTTCTTCGCCGCAGTGCGCGGTATTCGGCGCCGGGCCGGTGTCAGTGAACTGTTGTGGTTACAGGCCACCGCTCCCCTGGCCCCACTAATGGGTGCGCTGGCCATCCGCACGGAAGGGATCAGACTGTGGCTGAAAGGGCTACCAGTGGTGGAGCGCACACCTCCGCACGAGAGGGAGAGGATAGCGTGA
- a CDS encoding class I SAM-dependent methyltransferase: MNGHLDSAAPDARDIRSHLQLDIAPVPSGPLAAARAIVADKLLRRAAARLPVRVVYPDGSVVGAADTSLPTMRVRRPAALARRLGRSGLIGFGEAYMDGDWDCDDLAGFLTPWAASMGVLIPPVLQRFRHLAVPRVPQAQRNEPPQAQRNVAHHYDLSNDFFALFLDDTMTYSCALFDHIPCTAGGLADAQRRKIDRLLDHAQVGLGTRVLEIGTGWGQLCVSAAARGAHVRSVTLSSEQQKLALQRVEAAGLSDRVQVELCDYRDIQGQYDAIVSVEMIEAVGFDFWTTYFQTIDALLKPGGRFALQTITMPHERMLASRSTHTWIQKYIFPGGLVPSVRAIAETTSDTTHLRTVETISLRPHYAETLRLWSRQFAAQRESVSALGFDDAFYRMWQLYLAYSEAGFSSGYLDVHQWIFQRGQQ; the protein is encoded by the coding sequence GTGAACGGTCATCTCGACAGCGCCGCCCCCGATGCGCGTGATATCAGATCGCATCTCCAACTGGATATCGCGCCGGTTCCTTCCGGGCCGCTGGCGGCGGCACGTGCGATCGTCGCCGACAAGCTGCTGCGCCGTGCGGCCGCGCGGCTCCCGGTGCGGGTGGTGTACCCGGACGGGTCCGTTGTGGGAGCGGCAGATACGTCCCTGCCCACCATGAGAGTTCGGCGGCCGGCGGCACTGGCACGACGCCTGGGGCGATCCGGCTTGATCGGATTCGGCGAGGCCTACATGGACGGAGACTGGGACTGCGATGATCTTGCGGGCTTCCTCACCCCATGGGCAGCATCGATGGGGGTGTTGATTCCCCCTGTCTTGCAACGGTTCCGGCATCTCGCCGTGCCGCGCGTCCCGCAAGCTCAGCGCAACGAACCACCGCAGGCCCAGCGCAATGTCGCGCATCACTATGACCTGTCGAATGACTTTTTCGCGCTGTTCCTCGACGATACGATGACGTATTCGTGCGCACTGTTCGACCACATTCCGTGCACAGCAGGGGGACTCGCGGATGCCCAGCGACGGAAGATCGACCGCTTACTGGACCACGCACAGGTAGGCCTCGGCACCCGAGTACTCGAGATCGGTACGGGCTGGGGACAATTGTGCGTATCGGCCGCTGCTCGCGGAGCACACGTGCGGTCAGTCACATTGTCTAGCGAGCAACAGAAACTGGCTCTACAGCGGGTAGAAGCCGCCGGGCTATCCGACCGAGTACAGGTCGAGCTGTGCGATTATCGAGACATACAAGGCCAATACGACGCCATCGTCTCGGTAGAGATGATCGAAGCAGTTGGATTCGATTTCTGGACAACGTATTTCCAGACCATTGACGCGTTACTTAAGCCCGGCGGCCGATTCGCCCTTCAAACCATCACCATGCCCCACGAGCGAATGCTGGCCAGCCGCAGTACTCACACCTGGATACAGAAGTACATTTTTCCCGGCGGATTGGTTCCTTCGGTGCGGGCAATCGCCGAAACAACCTCCGATACGACTCATCTGCGCACCGTCGAGACAATATCCCTGCGGCCCCACTATGCCGAAACACTGCGGTTGTGGAGTCGGCAATTCGCGGCGCAGCGTGAAAGCGTGTCGGCGCTGGGCTTCGATGACGCGTTCTATCGCATGTGGCAGCTGTACCTGGCCTACTCGGAAGCCGGGTTCAGCTCCGGTTATCTCGATGTCCACCAATGGATTTTCCAGCGAGGCCAACAATGA
- a CDS encoding DUF1295 domain-containing protein, protein MVMACTLGAVAVVHSVTFLIGYRIGRYNVVDVAWGLGFIAVAAVCAAIGVGDRQRRVLLLVLIAIWAVRLSWHMLVKSAGKGEDPRYHDLLSGDFSVPHVLRKIFVVQAAATWLVSMPIQRSAVEGPTPESLRPVVAVGIGLWTLGMLFEAVGDFQLRRFKQDPANKGKIMEQGLWAWTRHPNYFGDACVWWGLWLVTITGWQSLATMPYPVLMTYFLVYATGGRRTEKAMAGRPGFTDYQRRVSFFFPRPPKRESS, encoded by the coding sequence ATGGTGATGGCGTGCACGCTGGGTGCCGTGGCAGTGGTGCACAGCGTGACTTTCCTGATCGGTTACCGCATCGGTCGCTACAACGTGGTCGACGTCGCATGGGGTCTCGGGTTCATCGCAGTGGCGGCGGTGTGCGCCGCGATCGGTGTCGGTGACCGGCAGCGCCGAGTTCTGCTACTCGTGCTCATCGCGATATGGGCAGTCCGGCTGTCCTGGCACATGTTGGTGAAATCGGCCGGGAAAGGCGAAGACCCGCGGTACCACGACCTGCTCAGCGGAGACTTCTCGGTGCCGCACGTATTGCGCAAGATTTTCGTCGTGCAGGCCGCTGCCACGTGGCTGGTATCCATGCCCATTCAACGCTCAGCTGTCGAAGGGCCGACCCCTGAGTCGTTGCGCCCCGTGGTGGCCGTCGGCATCGGGTTATGGACGCTTGGAATGCTTTTCGAAGCGGTGGGTGATTTTCAGCTGCGCCGTTTCAAGCAGGATCCAGCCAACAAGGGCAAGATCATGGAGCAGGGACTGTGGGCCTGGACTCGGCATCCGAACTATTTTGGCGATGCCTGCGTGTGGTGGGGGTTGTGGTTGGTCACCATCACCGGTTGGCAATCGTTGGCGACGATGCCGTACCCGGTGCTGATGACCTACTTCCTGGTCTACGCCACTGGTGGCCGCCGTACCGAAAAGGCAATGGCCGGGCGGCCAGGATTCACCGACTATCAGCGGCGAGTCTCGTTCTTCTTCCCTCGCCCCCCTAAGCGGGAATCTTCATGA
- a CDS encoding sigma-70 family RNA polymerase sigma factor has product MTGDLDTLLRNVADRDTEAFAALYDHTRSRVYGLVLRVLRDPGYSEETTQEIYLQIWRSAQSYDPTAGSPLAWIMTLAHRRAIDRVRSEQSAADRESRYGAATVERASDRVTESVIANDEQRQVTECLQTLTDTQRECLHLAYYDGLTYSQVSQRLAANLATIKSRMRDAIKALRRCLGTP; this is encoded by the coding sequence GTGACCGGCGACCTGGATACTCTGTTGCGCAATGTCGCCGACCGCGATACCGAAGCGTTCGCCGCCCTTTACGACCACACCCGCTCACGCGTGTACGGGCTGGTTTTGCGTGTGTTACGGGACCCCGGCTATAGCGAGGAGACGACGCAAGAGATCTACTTGCAGATCTGGCGTTCTGCCCAAAGCTATGATCCGACAGCCGGATCGCCCCTGGCCTGGATCATGACCTTGGCGCATCGCCGCGCGATAGACCGCGTGCGATCAGAGCAATCTGCGGCCGACCGCGAGTCACGCTATGGCGCCGCCACTGTCGAGCGAGCGTCCGACAGGGTCACTGAATCGGTGATCGCCAACGACGAGCAGCGACAAGTCACCGAATGCCTCCAAACGCTTACGGATACGCAACGTGAATGCCTGCATCTTGCCTACTACGACGGTTTGACTTATAGCCAAGTCTCGCAACGGCTTGCCGCCAATCTGGCAACCATCAAATCTCGAATGCGCGACGCGATCAAGGCGCTGCGCCGATGCCTGGGGACACCATGA
- a CDS encoding anti-sigma factor produces MTEPNELITAATPYALHALSDDERDRIDQWLSAGATEQTSSFAQEVRQTRETMAALAASTATEPPARLRARLLKIVVRDAQRDIRTTGITRWRAPLVAVAAATAIGLAAAGIGAIMWPPTPTAQQVFTATDVRTVTGAIPTGGTATVVYSRQKNTAVLVMNNVAPPQPGTVYQMWLIGDRGPQSAGTMDAQAVAPSTTAVISRLNGSTALAFTVENGQGSTTPTGTLIAQLPLNY; encoded by the coding sequence ATGACCGAACCCAATGAGCTCATCACCGCCGCCACCCCGTACGCGCTGCACGCGTTGTCCGACGACGAGCGAGACCGGATCGACCAGTGGTTGTCAGCCGGCGCGACCGAACAAACTTCCTCCTTTGCCCAGGAAGTGCGTCAGACGCGAGAGACCATGGCGGCCTTGGCGGCAAGCACCGCAACCGAGCCCCCCGCCCGGCTCCGCGCACGGCTACTCAAGATTGTGGTGCGGGACGCGCAAAGAGACATCAGAACAACGGGTATCACCCGCTGGAGGGCGCCTCTGGTGGCCGTCGCGGCCGCCACCGCTATCGGGCTGGCTGCCGCCGGAATCGGCGCCATCATGTGGCCTCCGACTCCGACGGCCCAGCAAGTCTTCACCGCAACCGATGTCCGGACCGTCACCGGCGCCATTCCCACCGGCGGTACCGCGACCGTGGTCTACTCGAGACAGAAGAACACTGCGGTACTGGTGATGAACAACGTCGCACCGCCGCAGCCCGGCACCGTTTACCAAATGTGGCTGATTGGCGACCGCGGACCACAGTCAGCGGGGACAATGGACGCTCAGGCCGTCGCGCCCTCCACCACGGCGGTCATATCCCGCCTCAACGGCTCCACCGCGTTGGCATTCACTGTCGAGAACGGCCAAGGTTCGACAACGCCCACCGGCACGCTCATCGCACAACTGCCGCTGAACTATTAG